A window from Citrus sinensis cultivar Valencia sweet orange chromosome 3, DVS_A1.0, whole genome shotgun sequence encodes these proteins:
- the LOC102623612 gene encoding calcium sensing receptor, chloroplastic isoform X2, which produces MNPMGSGELKYIEDSSVPAVEEGLVDFADRMTENADKLMAPVEPKTTLAIELTPENPTTTFDSLDMDNSSISNIKSSFDDFLAGVNESFSSSMIKGENAVKSSLDTITSSLTFIKKSTSEAVDNVVSRVFSSIDQTGGSAGSKLTNFSTDLKEASSKATVAAVDVLRNTIVALEESMTNGASFVVYYYGTTKESLPPEIRDALNLYEDRAVKLWRPVGSALQQVSVAIEGLERSLGFDPNDPIVPFVVFLGTSATLWIFYWWWTYGGYSGDLSSKSTLELLRGKENAVLIDVRHEDLRERDGIPDLRRGARFRYASVYLPEVGGSVKKLLRGGRELDDTLTAAVIRNLKIVQDRSKVIVMDADGTRSKGIARSLRKLGVMRPFLVQGGFQSWVKEGLRIKELKSETALTILNEDAEAILEDINPSPVQFLGFGVGCFAVLYVLLEWEKTLQFIAVIGLGQTIYRRVASYNDAEDFKQDVRLLLAPVRIGARAFSWAAGKLETNRPGLPTSPSSVDVQNRVLQAAAKHESQPADTEGIQDPSSESVASMNENVDLSEA; this is translated from the exons ATGAACCCTATGGGAAGTGGGGAGCTGAAATATATAGAAGATTCTAGTGTACCTGCTGTGGAAGAAGGACTTGTGGATTTTGCAGACCGAATGACTGAAAATGCAGACAAGTTGATGGCACCTGTGGAACCCAAAACCACATTAGCTATTGAATTAACACCTGAGAATCCCACCACAACATTTGATTCTCTGGATATGGATAACAGTTCAATATCCAATATCAAAAGCagttttgatgattttttagcTGGCGTAAATGAGTCCTTCAGTTCTTCCATgattaaaggagaaaatgcTGTGAAAAGCTCACTTGACACAATTACTTCATCACTAacatttataaagaaaagtaCTTCAGAAGCAGTTGATAATGTTGTTAGTAGGGTGTTTTCTTCTATTGATCAAACAGGAGGATCTGCCGGCAGCAAGTTGACAAATTTTTCAACTGACTTGAAGGAAGCCTCAAGTAAAGCAACTGTTGCTGCTGTTGATGTCTTGAGGAATACAATTGTTGCATTGGAAGAATCTATGACAAATGGGGCTTCTTTTGTTGTTTACTATTATGGCACCACTAAGGAATCACTTCCTCCAGAGATAAGGGATGCTCTTAATTTATATGAAGACAGAGCAGTAAAACTCTGGAGGCCTGTTGGGTCAGCTTTACAACAG GTTTCTGTTGCCATTGAGGGGTTGGAAAGAAGCCTTGGCTTTGATCCAAATGATCCTATTGTTCCATTTGTTGTTTTCTTGGGTACATCAGCTACTTTGTG GATCTTTTATTGGTGGTGGACATATGGTGGTTACTCTGGAGATTTATCTTCTAAGTCGACTTTGGAACTTTTGAGAGGGAAGGAGAATGCTGTACTGATTGATGTCCGGCATGAG GATCTAAGAGAAAGAGATGGAATTCCTGATCTTCGACGAGGAGCACGATTTCGCTACGCAAGTGTATATTTGCCTGAG GTTGGTGGATCAGTAAAGAAATTGTTAAGAGGTGGCAGAGAGCTTGATGACACCTTAACAGCTGCCGTTATTcgtaatttgaaaattgttcag GACAGGTCCAAGGTCATAGTTATGGATGCTGATGGTACTCGTTCGAAAGGCATTGCAAGATCTCTGAGAAAACTTGGGGTTATG AGACCATTCCTGGTCCAAGGTGGCTTTCAGTCTTGGGTGAAAGAGGGTCTACGGATAAAGGAGCTAAAATCTGAGACTGCATTAACCATACTCAACGAG GATGCTGAGGCAATCTTAGAAGATATCAATCCTTCTCCGGTGCAATTTCTTGGGTTTGGTGTG GGCTGTTTTGCAGTATTATATGTGCTATTAG AGTGGGAGAAGACGTTACAATTTATTGCTGTTATTGGCCTTGGTCAG ACTATTTATCGGCGGGTGGCTTCATACAATGATGCTGAAGATTTTAAGCAAGATGTGAG GCTGTTGCTAGCTCCTGTTAGAATTGGTGCTCGGGCATTTTCATGGGCTGCTGGGAAATTAGAAACAAATCGACCTGGTCTACCGACATCACCCTCATCTGTAGATGTCCAAAACCGGGTGTTGCAGGCTGCTGCCAAGCATGAATCTCAACCAGCTGATACTGAAGGAATCCAAGATCCATCCTCTGAATCAGTGGCTTCAATGAATGAGAATGTCGATCTCTCTGAAGCGTAG
- the LOC102623612 gene encoding calcium sensing receptor, chloroplastic isoform X1 yields the protein MTILPVCSATSSCSHSLPSFHGGLQSFSPFRKDFELKCNVEDGIDLGLKNGTHLQRVCFKTQATKSLYSSFVENSKSVSIDFINSCTNELDDISCKPSNAWSYSVEAANEMNPMGSGELKYIEDSSVPAVEEGLVDFADRMTENADKLMAPVEPKTTLAIELTPENPTTTFDSLDMDNSSISNIKSSFDDFLAGVNESFSSSMIKGENAVKSSLDTITSSLTFIKKSTSEAVDNVVSRVFSSIDQTGGSAGSKLTNFSTDLKEASSKATVAAVDVLRNTIVALEESMTNGASFVVYYYGTTKESLPPEIRDALNLYEDRAVKLWRPVGSALQQVSVAIEGLERSLGFDPNDPIVPFVVFLGTSATLWIFYWWWTYGGYSGDLSSKSTLELLRGKENAVLIDVRHEDLRERDGIPDLRRGARFRYASVYLPEVGGSVKKLLRGGRELDDTLTAAVIRNLKIVQDRSKVIVMDADGTRSKGIARSLRKLGVMRPFLVQGGFQSWVKEGLRIKELKSETALTILNEDAEAILEDINPSPVQFLGFGVGCFAVLYVLLEWEKTLQFIAVIGLGQTIYRRVASYNDAEDFKQDVRLLLAPVRIGARAFSWAAGKLETNRPGLPTSPSSVDVQNRVLQAAAKHESQPADTEGIQDPSSESVASMNENVDLSEA from the exons ATGACAATTCTGCCAGTTTGTTCAGCCACATCAAGCTGTTCCCATTCATTG CCATCATTCCATGGAGGTTTGCAATCCTTTTCCCCATTCAGGAAGGACTTTGAATTGAAGTGTAATGTGGAAGATGGTATTGATTTGGGCTTGAAAAATGGAACTCATCTCCAGAGAGTTTGCTTTAAAACACAAGCTACAAAGTCCTTGTACTCTAGTTTTGTTGAAAACAGTAAATCAGTCTCCATAGATTTCATTAATTCCTGTACAAATGAATTAGACGACATTAGTTGCAAACCATCTAATGCATGGAGTTATTCTGTTGAAGCGGCAAATGAGATGAACCCTATGGGAAGTGGGGAGCTGAAATATATAGAAGATTCTAGTGTACCTGCTGTGGAAGAAGGACTTGTGGATTTTGCAGACCGAATGACTGAAAATGCAGACAAGTTGATGGCACCTGTGGAACCCAAAACCACATTAGCTATTGAATTAACACCTGAGAATCCCACCACAACATTTGATTCTCTGGATATGGATAACAGTTCAATATCCAATATCAAAAGCagttttgatgattttttagcTGGCGTAAATGAGTCCTTCAGTTCTTCCATgattaaaggagaaaatgcTGTGAAAAGCTCACTTGACACAATTACTTCATCACTAacatttataaagaaaagtaCTTCAGAAGCAGTTGATAATGTTGTTAGTAGGGTGTTTTCTTCTATTGATCAAACAGGAGGATCTGCCGGCAGCAAGTTGACAAATTTTTCAACTGACTTGAAGGAAGCCTCAAGTAAAGCAACTGTTGCTGCTGTTGATGTCTTGAGGAATACAATTGTTGCATTGGAAGAATCTATGACAAATGGGGCTTCTTTTGTTGTTTACTATTATGGCACCACTAAGGAATCACTTCCTCCAGAGATAAGGGATGCTCTTAATTTATATGAAGACAGAGCAGTAAAACTCTGGAGGCCTGTTGGGTCAGCTTTACAACAG GTTTCTGTTGCCATTGAGGGGTTGGAAAGAAGCCTTGGCTTTGATCCAAATGATCCTATTGTTCCATTTGTTGTTTTCTTGGGTACATCAGCTACTTTGTG GATCTTTTATTGGTGGTGGACATATGGTGGTTACTCTGGAGATTTATCTTCTAAGTCGACTTTGGAACTTTTGAGAGGGAAGGAGAATGCTGTACTGATTGATGTCCGGCATGAG GATCTAAGAGAAAGAGATGGAATTCCTGATCTTCGACGAGGAGCACGATTTCGCTACGCAAGTGTATATTTGCCTGAG GTTGGTGGATCAGTAAAGAAATTGTTAAGAGGTGGCAGAGAGCTTGATGACACCTTAACAGCTGCCGTTATTcgtaatttgaaaattgttcag GACAGGTCCAAGGTCATAGTTATGGATGCTGATGGTACTCGTTCGAAAGGCATTGCAAGATCTCTGAGAAAACTTGGGGTTATG AGACCATTCCTGGTCCAAGGTGGCTTTCAGTCTTGGGTGAAAGAGGGTCTACGGATAAAGGAGCTAAAATCTGAGACTGCATTAACCATACTCAACGAG GATGCTGAGGCAATCTTAGAAGATATCAATCCTTCTCCGGTGCAATTTCTTGGGTTTGGTGTG GGCTGTTTTGCAGTATTATATGTGCTATTAG AGTGGGAGAAGACGTTACAATTTATTGCTGTTATTGGCCTTGGTCAG ACTATTTATCGGCGGGTGGCTTCATACAATGATGCTGAAGATTTTAAGCAAGATGTGAG GCTGTTGCTAGCTCCTGTTAGAATTGGTGCTCGGGCATTTTCATGGGCTGCTGGGAAATTAGAAACAAATCGACCTGGTCTACCGACATCACCCTCATCTGTAGATGTCCAAAACCGGGTGTTGCAGGCTGCTGCCAAGCATGAATCTCAACCAGCTGATACTGAAGGAATCCAAGATCCATCCTCTGAATCAGTGGCTTCAATGAATGAGAATGTCGATCTCTCTGAAGCGTAG